One region of Maylandia zebra isolate NMK-2024a linkage group LG10, Mzebra_GT3a, whole genome shotgun sequence genomic DNA includes:
- the LOC101465798 gene encoding cilia- and flagella-associated protein 100 isoform X1: MSSLLQPVQDRQSMSTNEVIGQLLKEQEEREKRKNTSLPTQDLTGMSTSEVNQDISKRDSSENWILMSEKNAQLKFDDKVISSKIKTTAKAMTAQKYVVQRLEDFKAFEDCFLKEFLTSVEKKVMDAQNLRLKNSSSSIQEMNDKIEKVTDETAILKSEVAKIEKVLNEYKRYRRVLFKLSPPEWQEAQKAATLTTKGLPDRPDGLEKDLDSTPDRVLPPTSESTLFSNHSDAVVKNSQLNGNNTIYEDKLELYNFDPLEVIVLLSELTDQNLSLIHNITRMDKKMEHTFEVTIKKMKEEEEQLNMHVEDMKERVDIKKKRMAMLKKSVHLHESIKTEDQDIMLNDLAIKVAKVYSSCVDERPTQLTTLEMLTGFEHHISLLFQQVESIPEDVLKTLRNIKDSEKRSRQREEKLKLEMEQHRERMKECIQRSLDEAKKTYGRKLMPRCFPVKKKIEVVDEVITLMEDFRSHLFAEDSD; this comes from the exons ATGTCTTCACTACTACAGCCAG TGCAGGACAGACAAAGCATGTCCACAAATGAGGTGATAGGTCAGCTGTTGAAAGAGCAGGAGGAAAGGgagaagaggaaaaacacatCTCTCCCTACTCAAGACCTCACAGGCATGTCAACGTCTGAGGTTAATCAAG ACATTTCTAAGAGAGACAGCAGTGAGAACTGGATCCTCATGTCAGAGAAGAATGCGCAGCTAAAG TTTGATGATAAGGTGATCAGTTCAAAGATTAAGACGACCGCAAAGGCCATGACTGCACAGAAGTATGTAGTACAAAGACTTGAAGATTTCAAGGCATTTGAAGATTGCTTTTTGAAAGAATTCCTCACCTCTGTCGAGAAGAAAGTTATGGATGCCCAAAATCT CAGGTTGAAAAACTCAAGTAGCTCCATACAGGAAATGAATGATAAGATTGAGAAGGTCACCGATGAAACAGCAATATTAAAAAG TGAAGTTGCCAAGATTGAGAAGGTTCTGAATGAATATAAGAGGTACAGGAGAGTTCTGTTCAAGCTTTCTCCTCCCGAGTGGCAGGAAGCCCAGAAAGCAGCGACTTTAACAACCAAAGGCTTGCCAGACAGACCAGATG GCTTGGAGAAAGATCTGGATTCCACTCCAGATAGAGTGCTGCCTCCCACCAGTGAGTCTACACTGTTCTCAAACCACAGTGATGCCGT GGTGAAGAATTCCCAGCTGAATGGAAACAACACAATCTATGAG GACAAGCTGGAACTATATAACTTCGATCCCCTGGAGGTAATCGTCCTGCTGTCAGAGCTGACTGACCAGAACCTGTCTCTGATTCACAACATCACCAGGATGGATAAGAAAATGGAGCACACTTTCGAGGTCACCATAAAGAAAAT gaaagaggaagaagagcagcTAAACATGCATGTAGAAGATATGAAGGAGAGAGTTGACATCAAAAAGAAGAGAATGGCCATGCTTAAAAAGAGTGTTCATCTCCATGAATCAATAAAGACAGAGGACCAG GATATTATGTTGAATGATTTGGCGATTAAGGTGGCAAAGGTGTATTCCTCATGCGTCGATGAACGGCCGACCCAACTCACCACTTTGGAGATGCTGACTGGTTTTGAGCACCATATATCTCTGCTGTTCCAGCAAGTTGAGAGCATCCCAGAGGACGTGCTGAAAACACTGAGGAACATCAAGGACAGCGAGAAGAGGAGCAG ACAGCGAGAGGAAAAACTTAAACTGGAGATGGAGCAACACAGAGAAAGGATGAAGGAGTGCATTCAGAGATCGCTGGATGaagccaagaaaaca TATGGACGAAAGCTCATGCCCAGATGTTTCCCGGTCAAGAAGAAGATTGAAGTTGTTGATGAGGTCATCACCTTGATGGAGGACTTCCGTTCCCACCTCTTCGCCGAGGACTCAGATTAA
- the LOC101465798 gene encoding cilia- and flagella-associated protein 100 isoform X3 → MSSLLQPVQDRQSMSTNEVIGQLLKEQEEREKRKNTSLPTQDLTGMSTSEVNQDISKRDSSENWILMSEKNAQLKVISSKIKTTAKAMTAQKYVVQRLEDFKAFEDCFLKEFLTSVEKKVMDAQNLRLKNSSSSIQEMNDKIEKVTDETAILKSEVAKIEKVLNEYKRYRRVLFKLSPPEWQEAQKAATLTTKGLPDRPDGLEKDLDSTPDRVLPPTSESTLFSNHSDAVVKNSQLNGNNTIYEDKLELYNFDPLEVIVLLSELTDQNLSLIHNITRMDKKMEHTFEVTIKKMKEEEEQLNMHVEDMKERVDIKKKRMAMLKKSVHLHESIKTEDQDIMLNDLAIKVAKVYSSCVDERPTQLTTLEMLTGFEHHISLLFQQVESIPEDVLKTLRNIKDSEKRSRQREEKLKLEMEQHRERMKECIQRSLDEAKKTYGRKLMPRCFPVKKKIEVVDEVITLMEDFRSHLFAEDSD, encoded by the exons ATGTCTTCACTACTACAGCCAG TGCAGGACAGACAAAGCATGTCCACAAATGAGGTGATAGGTCAGCTGTTGAAAGAGCAGGAGGAAAGGgagaagaggaaaaacacatCTCTCCCTACTCAAGACCTCACAGGCATGTCAACGTCTGAGGTTAATCAAG ACATTTCTAAGAGAGACAGCAGTGAGAACTGGATCCTCATGTCAGAGAAGAATGCGCAGCTAAAG GTGATCAGTTCAAAGATTAAGACGACCGCAAAGGCCATGACTGCACAGAAGTATGTAGTACAAAGACTTGAAGATTTCAAGGCATTTGAAGATTGCTTTTTGAAAGAATTCCTCACCTCTGTCGAGAAGAAAGTTATGGATGCCCAAAATCT CAGGTTGAAAAACTCAAGTAGCTCCATACAGGAAATGAATGATAAGATTGAGAAGGTCACCGATGAAACAGCAATATTAAAAAG TGAAGTTGCCAAGATTGAGAAGGTTCTGAATGAATATAAGAGGTACAGGAGAGTTCTGTTCAAGCTTTCTCCTCCCGAGTGGCAGGAAGCCCAGAAAGCAGCGACTTTAACAACCAAAGGCTTGCCAGACAGACCAGATG GCTTGGAGAAAGATCTGGATTCCACTCCAGATAGAGTGCTGCCTCCCACCAGTGAGTCTACACTGTTCTCAAACCACAGTGATGCCGT GGTGAAGAATTCCCAGCTGAATGGAAACAACACAATCTATGAG GACAAGCTGGAACTATATAACTTCGATCCCCTGGAGGTAATCGTCCTGCTGTCAGAGCTGACTGACCAGAACCTGTCTCTGATTCACAACATCACCAGGATGGATAAGAAAATGGAGCACACTTTCGAGGTCACCATAAAGAAAAT gaaagaggaagaagagcagcTAAACATGCATGTAGAAGATATGAAGGAGAGAGTTGACATCAAAAAGAAGAGAATGGCCATGCTTAAAAAGAGTGTTCATCTCCATGAATCAATAAAGACAGAGGACCAG GATATTATGTTGAATGATTTGGCGATTAAGGTGGCAAAGGTGTATTCCTCATGCGTCGATGAACGGCCGACCCAACTCACCACTTTGGAGATGCTGACTGGTTTTGAGCACCATATATCTCTGCTGTTCCAGCAAGTTGAGAGCATCCCAGAGGACGTGCTGAAAACACTGAGGAACATCAAGGACAGCGAGAAGAGGAGCAG ACAGCGAGAGGAAAAACTTAAACTGGAGATGGAGCAACACAGAGAAAGGATGAAGGAGTGCATTCAGAGATCGCTGGATGaagccaagaaaaca TATGGACGAAAGCTCATGCCCAGATGTTTCCCGGTCAAGAAGAAGATTGAAGTTGTTGATGAGGTCATCACCTTGATGGAGGACTTCCGTTCCCACCTCTTCGCCGAGGACTCAGATTAA
- the LOC101465798 gene encoding cilia- and flagella-associated protein 100 isoform X2 produces MSSLLQPVQDRQSMSTNEVIGQLLKEQEEREKRKNTSLPTQDLTGMSTSEVNQDISKRDSSENWILMSEKNAQLKFDDKVISSKIKTTAKAMTAQKYVVQRLEDFKAFEDCFLKEFLTSVEKKVMDAQNLLKNSSSSIQEMNDKIEKVTDETAILKSEVAKIEKVLNEYKRYRRVLFKLSPPEWQEAQKAATLTTKGLPDRPDGLEKDLDSTPDRVLPPTSESTLFSNHSDAVVKNSQLNGNNTIYEDKLELYNFDPLEVIVLLSELTDQNLSLIHNITRMDKKMEHTFEVTIKKMKEEEEQLNMHVEDMKERVDIKKKRMAMLKKSVHLHESIKTEDQDIMLNDLAIKVAKVYSSCVDERPTQLTTLEMLTGFEHHISLLFQQVESIPEDVLKTLRNIKDSEKRSRQREEKLKLEMEQHRERMKECIQRSLDEAKKTYGRKLMPRCFPVKKKIEVVDEVITLMEDFRSHLFAEDSD; encoded by the exons ATGTCTTCACTACTACAGCCAG TGCAGGACAGACAAAGCATGTCCACAAATGAGGTGATAGGTCAGCTGTTGAAAGAGCAGGAGGAAAGGgagaagaggaaaaacacatCTCTCCCTACTCAAGACCTCACAGGCATGTCAACGTCTGAGGTTAATCAAG ACATTTCTAAGAGAGACAGCAGTGAGAACTGGATCCTCATGTCAGAGAAGAATGCGCAGCTAAAG TTTGATGATAAGGTGATCAGTTCAAAGATTAAGACGACCGCAAAGGCCATGACTGCACAGAAGTATGTAGTACAAAGACTTGAAGATTTCAAGGCATTTGAAGATTGCTTTTTGAAAGAATTCCTCACCTCTGTCGAGAAGAAAGTTATGGATGCCCAAAATCT GTTGAAAAACTCAAGTAGCTCCATACAGGAAATGAATGATAAGATTGAGAAGGTCACCGATGAAACAGCAATATTAAAAAG TGAAGTTGCCAAGATTGAGAAGGTTCTGAATGAATATAAGAGGTACAGGAGAGTTCTGTTCAAGCTTTCTCCTCCCGAGTGGCAGGAAGCCCAGAAAGCAGCGACTTTAACAACCAAAGGCTTGCCAGACAGACCAGATG GCTTGGAGAAAGATCTGGATTCCACTCCAGATAGAGTGCTGCCTCCCACCAGTGAGTCTACACTGTTCTCAAACCACAGTGATGCCGT GGTGAAGAATTCCCAGCTGAATGGAAACAACACAATCTATGAG GACAAGCTGGAACTATATAACTTCGATCCCCTGGAGGTAATCGTCCTGCTGTCAGAGCTGACTGACCAGAACCTGTCTCTGATTCACAACATCACCAGGATGGATAAGAAAATGGAGCACACTTTCGAGGTCACCATAAAGAAAAT gaaagaggaagaagagcagcTAAACATGCATGTAGAAGATATGAAGGAGAGAGTTGACATCAAAAAGAAGAGAATGGCCATGCTTAAAAAGAGTGTTCATCTCCATGAATCAATAAAGACAGAGGACCAG GATATTATGTTGAATGATTTGGCGATTAAGGTGGCAAAGGTGTATTCCTCATGCGTCGATGAACGGCCGACCCAACTCACCACTTTGGAGATGCTGACTGGTTTTGAGCACCATATATCTCTGCTGTTCCAGCAAGTTGAGAGCATCCCAGAGGACGTGCTGAAAACACTGAGGAACATCAAGGACAGCGAGAAGAGGAGCAG ACAGCGAGAGGAAAAACTTAAACTGGAGATGGAGCAACACAGAGAAAGGATGAAGGAGTGCATTCAGAGATCGCTGGATGaagccaagaaaaca TATGGACGAAAGCTCATGCCCAGATGTTTCCCGGTCAAGAAGAAGATTGAAGTTGTTGATGAGGTCATCACCTTGATGGAGGACTTCCGTTCCCACCTCTTCGCCGAGGACTCAGATTAA
- the LOC101467939 gene encoding actin-binding protein WASF3 translates to MPLVKRNIEPRHLCHSAVPDGIGNELECVTNNTLSAIIRQLSSLSKHAENVFGELFNEANTFYVRANSLQDRIDRLAIKVTQLDSSVEEVSLQDINMRKGFRSSSVQDQQVLSKGSLPSAVADMYNSSDRPPPLSNLTAYREDSTDAMKYYSDPSYFFDLWKEKMLQDTEEKRKERRRHREQKRCVDSSTIQREVKKVRKARNRRQEWNMMAFDKELRPDHRHPQSLRRGASSEGSLSPDGRPDLLDYPIPPVPAHAACNSAKSHVPGNTHPSPPVEHEYQSIDVNYKRVTYAAAEPRAADRMNGSIRLPADYKSIPPPPAPGPPIPSAQTAFGFPLGAHPPAPHNGVGHAGPGCPLPPIPPPGNHTVPQPPGPPPPPLPPPSAPSHLAGHSEGCRRETKPVRDARSDLLSAIRMGIQLKKVQEQQEQQSKREPVGNDVATILSRRIAVEYSDSEEDSELDENEWSD, encoded by the exons ATGCCTCTGGTGAAGAGGAACATTGAGCCTCGGCACCTGTGCCACAGTGCCGTGCCCGATGGAATTGGCAACGAGCTGGAATGTGTAACCAACAACACGCTGTCCGCTATAATTCGACAGCTCAGCAGTCTGA GTAAGCATGCAGAAAATGTTTTCGGGGAGCTTTTTAATGAAGCCAACACCTTTTACGTGCGCGCAAACTCTCTTCAGGATCGAATTGACCGCTTGGCCATCAAAGTCACCCAACTAGACTCCAGTGTGGAGGAGG ttTCCCTTCAAGACATAAACATGAGGAAGGGCTTCAGAAGCTCGAGTGTCCAGGACCAGCAGGTTTTATCCAAGGGCAGCCTTCCTAGTGCTGTAGCCGACATGTACAACAGCAGTGACAGACCTCCTCCTCTCAGCAACCTCACTGCTTACAG AGAGGATTCTACTGATGCAATGAAATACTACTCTGACCCATCATACTTTTTTGACCTGTGGAAAGAGAAAATGCTTCAGGACACagaggagaagaggaaagaaaggCGGAGGCATAGG GAACAGAAGCGATGTGTGGACAGCAGCACCATTCAGCGTGAGGTGAAGAAGGTCAGAAAGGCACGAAACCGCAGGCAGGAGTGGAACATGATGGCGTTTGATAAAGAGCTCCGTCCAGATCACAGACATCCACAGAGTCTCAGGCGAGGAGCATCATCTGAGGGCTCCCTTTCACCAGATGGGAG GCCTGACCTCTTAGATTACCCCATCCCTCCAGTGCCTGCCCATGCTGCTTGTAACTCTGCCAAGTCTCACGTTCCTGGGAACACGCATCCCTCACCACCTGTGGAGCATGAATACCAAAGCATTGATGTCAACTACAAGAGAGTAACCTATGCCGCAGCAGAGCCTCGTGCTGCAGACCGAATGAACGGTTCAATTCGTCTCCCTGCAGATTACAA GTCTATCCCACCACCTCCTGCCCCCGGCCCTCCAATCCCATCAGCCCAGACAGCCTTTGGTTTTCCACTGGGTGCACATCCTCCAGCGCCACATAATGGCGTTGGGCACGCGGGCCCGGGCTGCCCACTCCCACCAATACCTCCTCCAGGGAATCACACGGTCCCTCAACCCCCGGgtcccccacctcctcctctccctccgcCATCTGCACCCTCACACCTAGCGGGACACAGTGAAGGCTGCAGACGTGAGACCAAACCTGTGAGAGACGCAAGAAGTGACCTGCTGTCTGCCATCCGCATGG GCATCCAGTTGAAGAAAGTCCaagagcagcaggagcagcagagcAAGCGGGAGCCAGTGGGGAACGACGTAGCCACCATCCTTTCCCGACGCATTGCAGTTGAGTACAGCGACTCTGAGGAGGACTCTGAGCTTGATGAGAATGAGTGGTCGGACTGA